AAATTCAGCGATACAGAATCTGTGCAGCCAGAGGCGATCCACAGCCGGGCTCTCTCCGGAGAGGGAGTCACCCTGCAAAGGAACCCACCATGACCAGCCGGAGCTTCCCGAGCTGGGCTTTGATGCTACTTCTTTCCAGTACTGCCTGCTCTCTGGACTGTCACTTTCAACGGAGGGGCATCTGGGAGATTGTACAACATTTAGAGAACCTTGGAGGAAAATTTCCCCTGAGATGTCTGAAGGACAGAAGCAACTTCAGATTCCTCCAGGTTGCAAAAATCGACCAGCTTCTGGAGGAAACTGCTTTCCCGGCCATTGGAGAAATGCTGCGACAGGTCTTCAACACTTTCAGCCTGAATGTCTCCCAATCATTGTGGAATGAAAGCCGTTTAGAGAGACTCCTAAGTGGACTGTATCAGCAAACGGAGAAGACAGGGGTATGCCTGGAGCAGGACTCTGGGCAGGAGGATCATTCATCCTCGCAAAGGGAGGGTACCAGACTTGCAATAAAGAATTATTTCCAAGGCATCCGTGACTATTTGCAAGGCCCAAAGTATAGCCACTGTGCCTGGGAGGTCATCCGTGTGGAAATCCGAAGGTGTTTTCTCTTCATTGAACAGCTGACAAGAAGACATCGGGACCAAGAAATAGGTCACTTACATAACTAACTAATGTGGCACTGATCGCTAGTATCATTTTAGATGTCTTCTCAAACCAACGTGGTATTTCTAagcagttttttatttattctttttgtaactTAGGATAATATCGTCAGTCAGTTTTCTGGATGGATAAAATCATGCTTATCATTTGCAAATTATTAGTTTAATGGATTTGTTTATTAAAGTTGAGCAAACATTTGTTATTAAAATAGTAATACTATATTTGATgacttatatataaaatatcattttaaaattaaatgattcttttatttcctttttacaatCAAATCTTCTAAATTCAGTCTTCTTGTAACTTTGCTCAAATGGTCATCCTCAGACTGCTTCA
The Prionailurus viverrinus isolate Anna chromosome D4, UM_Priviv_1.0, whole genome shotgun sequence genome window above contains:
- the LOC125150820 gene encoding interferon alpha-2-like: MTSRSFPSWALMLLLSSTACSLDCHFQRRGIWEIVQHLENLGGKFPLRCLKDRSNFRFLQVAKIDQLLEETAFPAIGEMLRQVFNTFSLNVSQSLWNESRLERLLSGLYQQTEKTGVCLEQDSGQEDHSSSQREGTRLAIKNYFQGIRDYLQGPKYSHCAWEVIRVEIRRCFLFIEQLTRRHRDQEIGHLHN